From Cydia strobilella chromosome 4, ilCydStro3.1, whole genome shotgun sequence, the proteins below share one genomic window:
- the LOC134741029 gene encoding uncharacterized protein LOC134741029, with protein sequence MPPKEPAKKTPPPIVRLPISDSSLVLLPDNVLEGFQERLETGIDWTHEALARRFHRSKCLREDIPTVPFSKGLQNRIQKSILNGFLDENSPISLQDQWEILLPLTQWDISRFSNEEGKVCFRSVNCITENVERLIKRAVTAGDRALLRKELKEVPMLRIFDSKITELDSGLSEFTKLVTLNLCGNYIGDIDPAFLPPGLKLLELQANRISSTETFAEHLPPTLLYLGLARNLLTNESLQGLPRLPRVITTLDLSENDIYNLETVLDGLGTLPYLKALSLAGNPCSVCMGYSSIITMRLPNLQWLDSREVLPTDRPEDFWEPHPDDYRSNYFNFTVLRIMSIPQPPKPDKGATTTFHVELELPLLDSKRRNFLMFRRNESLREMLPLPEYDSEVLLGVKTMPSSIAGPSPNLETTTHESDIYAHLLPKESREILNYTVFESNKVQWNKVINFQEPTVRIFCPDLVGLRDTFQTVVTLRLVYTVVIGKQGKPEKGRKSATTIKQPPGEFRVVLATIRCALKNPDWSQPFQHFHWDDSLGTNDAIHWGDGDLAILQYSQGPPKAAKGKPEADASKQPVPDNLTCHFSFGIDAIRF encoded by the exons ATGCCGCCAAAAGAACCGGCCAAAAAAACTCCACCGCCGATTGTACGTTTACCAATAAGTGACTCAAGTCTTGTTTTATTACCCGATAATGTTTTAGAAG GATTCCAAGAACGACTTGAAACAGGTATCGACTGGACACACGAAGCATTAGCTCGAAGGTTTCATCGATCAAAATGCCTAAGAGAGGATATACCTACAGTACCCTTCAGTAAAGGACTTCAGAACAGGATTCAGAAAAGTATCCTTAACGGATTTCTAGACGAAAATTCACCTATTAGCCTGCAGGACCAATGGGAGATACTTTTACCCTTAACTCAATGGGATATAAGTAGATTTAGTAATGAAGAAGGGAAGGTTTGCTTCCGCAGTGTCAACTGTATCACCGAGAATGTTGAGAGACTTATAAAGAGAGCAGTGACAGCTGGGGATCGTGCTCTTTTGAGGAAAGAATTAAAGGAGGTTCCGATGTTGAGAATTTTCGACTCAAAG ATTACCGAGTTAGACAGCGGCCTCTCCGAATTCACCAAACTGGTGACATTAAATCTGTGTGGCAACTACATTGGTGACATCGACCCCGCCTTCCTTCCTCCAGGGCTGAAACTACTCGAGCTCCAAGCTAATCGGATATCGAGCACTGAAACGTTCGCGGAACACCTACCGCCGACCTTGCTGTATTTGGGCTTGGCTAGGAATTTATTGACAAACG aaaGTCTTCAAGGATTACCAAGACTACCACGCGTTATCACAACTTTGGATTTGTCTGAAAACGACATCTATAATCTTGAAACGGTACTAGATGGCCTGGGTACGCTGCCGTATCTCAAGGCATTATCGCTCGCTGGCAACCCGTGTTCA GTATGTATGGGCTACAGCTCCATAATTACCATGAGACTACCGAACCTACAATGGCTAGACTCTCGAGAGGTCCTACCCACGGATAGACCCGAAGATTTCTGGGAACCACACCCTGATGACTACCGGTCCAATTACTTCAACTTTACTGTACTGCGAATTATGTCTATACCTCAGCCGCCGAAACCTGATaag GGCGCCACGACGACGTTCCACGTAGAACTAGAGCTGCCCCTCTTGGACTCTAAGAGAAGGAATTTCCTGATGTTCAGACGCAACGAATCTTTGAGAGAGATGCTGCCGCTGCCTGAATACGATTCCGAAGTGTTATTGGGAGTAAAAACGATGCCGTCGTCGATTGCGGGGCCCAGTCCca ACCTTGAAACCACCACACATGAATCCGACATCTACGCCCACCTTTTACCCAAGGAGTCCCGTGAGATCCTCAACTACACCGTCTTTGAGAGCAACAAAGTGCAGTGGAACAAGGTGATCAATTTCCAAGAGCCTACCGTCAGGATCTTCTGTCCGGACCTCGTTGGTCTGAGGGACACCTTTCAAACTGTGGTTACTTTGAGACTGGTATATACAGTG GTAATAGGGAAACAAGGTAAACCAGAAAAGGGTCGGAAAAGCGCTACAACGATCAAGCAACCGCCAGGCGAATTCCGAGTAGTTCTCGCCACCATACGCTGCGCCTTGAAGAACCCAGACTGGAGCCAGCCCTTCCAGCACTTTCATTGGGACGACTCGCTCGGCACCAATGATGCGATACATTGGGGCGATGGGGACCTTGCC ATTCTCCAGTATTCTCAAGGTCCGCCCAAAGCCGCAAAAGGAAAACCAGAAGCAGACGCGTCGAAGCAACCCGTTCCTGATAATCTGACGTGCCACTTCAGCTTCGGAATTGACGCTATCCGGTTCTAA